TGGTGGCGATCTCACTCGGGCGAAGGGGACCGCTGCGGACGATCGTCGACAGGGCGGAGAGCTGACCGTGGCTGAGGTCGCCGGTGGCCGACCGGATGCGCCTGCTCAGCCGGCCGACAGCAAGGGTCAGGCGACCGGGAAGATCGTCGCCGCCGATCGTCGGCCGTCCAGAATCGTCATGCTCTCTCTGCATCGACTTCCTCACCTTCCTCACTGACCATCCGCTATCCGCGGTGGTCCTCCTGACCATATTTCGACTCAACCTGCGAAAGAGGCTATTACACCAACGACGCTTATTATTACGGCTGGGAGGAAGGCCGCAGCAAGACCGCCCTCGAACAGTCCCGGCATCGAGCGAGGGGAGTTCCCCGCTGCGGCTGGCGGCGCACTCCCCGCCTGAGCCGTGAACCACGGAACCGTGAGCCCGCCGGACCGGGGCGTGCGGCTCCGAGCGGGCCTGCGATTGTGTGAGATACTAATTGTTATAAAAATGACATCGTTGACACCGGCTGCCACTGTCGCGTGGACCCACCGCACAGCCGCCCCTGGGCCCCTGAGCCCCGCAGTTCCTGGGCGCCGCGGTGTCGCGAAGCGCGGCAAGAGAACGCGTCCCGCTTTCGGAGTCCCAGGCAATCGGGGGAGACACCCCACCGCGAATCACTTAATGAACGTCAAGCAATTTCCTGCCGTCGCCCGCGCGTCACCAGACGGAGCCAGCAGTGCTGAAATCACCCGGACAGGGTGATCGCCTCCTCGCCGAAACGCGCCTACTGTTCGCAAGCGCGGGCCCTTTGCGAATCGGATTCACTGCGTGCTGACTTGTCGGAGGTCCTGTGGTCGACGTCGCCGGCGAAACGCCGGAACCCGGTGCAGAGCCTCTGGTGCTGCGCCGCACCCTCGTCCGGCAACTCGACGAAGGCGAGCGGGACTCCGCGACGATCGCGATCATCGCCTCGACCGGGACCGGCAAGACCGAACTGCTGCGCCGGTGGTGTGGAAACGCTTCCAATAAACGCAAGTATTTTGACGTTGCTTCGGATTCTCACTGGCTGGATCGGCTCGCCTGGACACTCGGCCAGGAGAACGCCGTGACGGTCGTGGTCGACGCGGTGGAGCGAGTGGAGGGCAACGCGGAGCGCGAACAGCTCCTCGAACTCGTGACGAACGCGACGAGCGCCGTGGTCCTCAGCGGACGCGACCTGCCGATCACGATCGCTGCACCGCGCGAGGAACGGCCGCACCTCTCGATCGGACCCGGCGAACTGGCCCTCCGCTTCGAGGAGGCGTACAAGCTGCTGCGCGCCCACGGCGTCACGCTCGACACCTCCGAACTCCTCACCCTCGTGGACCGCGCCGACGGACGGGCGGCGACGCCGACGCTGGCAGCGGAGACGGCGGCCAGAGCAGAGAGCCCCGGAGCCGCGATGGCCACCATCCGCCACTCACCGGGCAGCCTCGCCACCCTGCTCGTGCGCCGCCTGCTCGACTCCCTCAACGGGGAGCGCGCGCGATTGCTGCTGGCGCTGTCGACGGTCCCCTCTTTCGACGCGGAGCTCGCCGCCGCGCTCGCGGGCTGCCCATACGCCATCGCCGCCCTCGAAGAGATCGGCTTCGGCCCGGGACTGCTGAACCGGCCGGACAGCGGCGCGGACCCAGACCCCCACGGTCGCTACAGCTTCGAGCCATCCTTCCGCGACGGCCTGATGGCCGAGTTCCTGAACCGCGATGCCACTCGCTTCGCCGAGTTGCACAGCGTCGCGACCGAATGGCACATCGCCAACGGAGACATCGGGCTCGCCCTGGAACAGGCGCTGCACTCGGGTTCGGCCGACCTCATCGAAGACCTGCTGCGGCGCTTCGGCCTCGGACTCGTCTTCAGCGGCTCTGTCCTCCCCGTCCGCAACGCCCTCGCGGCCCTGAAGGATCGTGGCGTCCTCTCCCCCACGACCGGGCTGCTCGGAGCGCTGGTCTGCTCACCGCAGCTGACCGAATCTGTGCGCGTGGATCATTTCCTCGCGCTCGCGGAGGACGAGGTCGCCCCGCGCTCACCCGAGCGCGACGTCGCCGCCGCCGCGCTTCACGCACTGCGCTCCCTCGACGGTCCCGGGGCCGATGCCGCGCTCAGCACCCTGGAGGCTGCGGTCGCCCGCACGACCAGCCAGCCGTTCGGCGAGGGCGGCCCGGTGGCCGTGCTCGACGCGCGCCTGTTCGCCGAAGTCGTGACGGCGCGCGTGTATATGGCGACAGGCCACCCCGACATCGCCCTCCACCGCGCTGTCCTCGCGGCCGACGGCGCAGAGGAATCCCACCGTCCCTGGCTCGCGATGCTGGCCCTGGACACCGCCGCGAACATCGCCACCAGCCTCGCCAACTGGGCGCTGGTCGGCGTCCTGGAGCACCGCATCGCCGGGCTCAACCAGACCGCCGTCGAACCGGACAGCCTGGTCGACGCCGGTATCCGGCTGCGCGCCGCGTACCGGTCATGCGAGCCGTATCGCGTCTCGCAGATCGACGACATCATCGCAGCGCAGTGGCGAGCCCTCGACTCCGTGGGCGTCCTCGCGCCGCGAGCCCTCCGTCTGCTGTTCCGTCTGGACACCGCGCCAGACCCGCGCGCCGTCTTCGAGCAGATGGAGCAGCTGTTCGCCACCAGCCTGCGGCGACGCCCGGAGACCCTGGCGCTCAGCGCGTTCCGCTTCCTCGACCTCGCCTTCCTCTACCGCGGGCGCAGCGCCGCCCGCAACCACGTCGACACCCTCACCGCGGCCGTCGGCTCCGATCACCTGTGCGCCTTCCTCGGCTGTGCGATGCTGCGGGAGGGCACACCGGCCCAGGAGGCCGGAGCCGCCGCCCTGGAGACGGCCCTGACCGACGGCACCCGGGCCCACGAAGGGACGAACCTCGTCCTCGGCTGGCTCCTGCTCGCCCAGTGGTCGCA
Above is a genomic segment from Leifsonia xyli subsp. xyli str. CTCB07 containing:
- a CDS encoding LuxR C-terminal-related transcriptional regulator, with product MVDVAGETPEPGAEPLVLRRTLVRQLDEGERDSATIAIIASTGTGKTELLRRWCGNASNKRKYFDVASDSHWLDRLAWTLGQENAVTVVVDAVERVEGNAEREQLLELVTNATSAVVLSGRDLPITIAAPREERPHLSIGPGELALRFEEAYKLLRAHGVTLDTSELLTLVDRADGRAATPTLAAETAARAESPGAAMATIRHSPGSLATLLVRRLLDSLNGERARLLLALSTVPSFDAELAAALAGCPYAIAALEEIGFGPGLLNRPDSGADPDPHGRYSFEPSFRDGLMAEFLNRDATRFAELHSVATEWHIANGDIGLALEQALHSGSADLIEDLLRRFGLGLVFSGSVLPVRNALAALKDRGVLSPTTGLLGALVCSPQLTESVRVDHFLALAEDEVAPRSPERDVAAAALHALRSLDGPGADAALSTLEAAVARTTSQPFGEGGPVAVLDARLFAEVVTARVYMATGHPDIALHRAVLAADGAEESHRPWLAMLALDTAANIATSLANWALVGVLEHRIAGLNQTAVEPDSLVDAGIRLRAAYRSCEPYRVSQIDDIIAAQWRALDSVGVLAPRALRLLFRLDTAPDPRAVFEQMEQLFATSLRRRPETLALSAFRFLDLAFLYRGRSAARNHVDTLTAAVGSDHLCAFLGCAMLREGTPAQEAGAAALETALTDGTRAHEGTNLVLGWLLLAQWSHNAGDDAAAQARLTQAVTLAERMRARRPFLARPSFVRLVSDRLGSFGAADGFAASIVEAAGAAGVRSEADGGPESRLTARERDLLRELPLHQTVPQIAAKHSVSVNTVKTHLRSIYTKVGASGRAEAVQRARELGLL